CGTGCGGAAGCCGGTCGACGTCCGGGCCCACGATCTCGACGTCCGGCACGAGCTGGGGGATGCGTGTCCTCAGGCGATCGACGAGCCGCCGGTGCCGAGCGGAGGTGGCTGCACGCTCGTCGTCTCTGGCCTGGAGCGCCACGGCCGCGGCGAACGCGGCCGGGACGCTCACGCCTCCCGGGAACCACCGGTCCGGGTCGTCCGGCCACGTGGGGCTCCAGCGGACCTGCTGGCGCACGGCGAGAACACCCACCCCGGACGGTCCGCCCCAGTCGGCAGGGTCTGCTGCCAGCAGGTCCCAGCTGTCGTCCATCGCGACATGGCCCACCGCGGCGCCTGCGTCGACGAGGAGCGGGACCTTGGCCGCGCGAGCCGCGTCGAGAGCCTGCCCGACGGGTTGGATGGTCCCGACCTCGCCGTTCGAGTGCTGGAGCGCCGCGAGGGCGATGCCGGGGCCGGCGACCGCGTCCGTGAAGCGGTCGACGTCGACCTGGCCCAGACGGTCGACGGGCACGAGGTCCGTCGACGCGGCGGCATGCCCTGCCGCCGACAGCACGACAGCCCGCTCGACCGCGGACACGACGACGGTGCTCCCGGTGCGTCGACGCCCGTGCACCGTGGCAGCGACCGCGGAGTGCAGGGCGACCGTGTGCGACGGCGCGAGGTGGATCTCTCCGGTCCTCGCGCCCAGAGACGCAGCGAGAGCCTCGCGGGCACCGGCGAGCAGGGTCGCGGCACGCCGGGACTCGGAGTACAGGCGCCGGGGATCAGACCATCCGTCGTCGACCGCCTGGAGGAAGGCCTGCCGTGCCAACGGGTGGAGACGAGCGTTGCCTCCGGCGTCGAGGTGGACACGGTGGGACGGGAGAACAGGGTCGGCGCTCACCACGCCACCGTAGACCGCTCTCACCAGGCACGGAGGGCCGAGTTGGTGACAGAGCGGCGCAGGGTGTTAGTAACTGACGGAAACGGCAGATTTCTCACACTTCCGAGGCGTGCCTGGTGCCTCGTGGGCCGCCAAGGCGCGATACGATTCGAGTTGTCGAGGACGAAGGTCCTGGGTGTTGCCCTCTTCTGGGTCAAGCCAGGACGTGTAGTGAAAGGCCATCCTTTGCGCTCGGAACGCCCCACCAGCAGCAGGCGAACGATCGGCAGGCTCGCAGGAGCCGCCACGCTCGTCTCCCTTGCCGTCTCCGGATGTGCCCCAGAGGCTCAGCGAGGTTTCCT
This sequence is a window from Sanguibacter antarcticus. Protein-coding genes within it:
- a CDS encoding cysteine desulfurase family protein, with the translated sequence MSADPVLPSHRVHLDAGGNARLHPLARQAFLQAVDDGWSDPRRLYSESRRAATLLAGAREALAASLGARTGEIHLAPSHTVALHSAVAATVHGRRRTGSTVVVSAVERAVVLSAAGHAAASTDLVPVDRLGQVDVDRFTDAVAGPGIALAALQHSNGEVGTIQPVGQALDAARAAKVPLLVDAGAAVGHVAMDDSWDLLAADPADWGGPSGVGVLAVRQQVRWSPTWPDDPDRWFPGGVSVPAAFAAAVALQARDDERAATSARHRRLVDRLRTRIPQLVPDVEIVGPDVDRLPHVMTFSCLFVDGEALVTELDKAGFTVGSGSACASAATEPSHVLAAMGVLTHGNARIVLDDTTSDDDIERFLAALPVVVAHVRSNLGVDGL